In a single window of the Nitrospirota bacterium genome:
- the pyrF gene encoding orotidine-5'-phosphate decarboxylase, translated as MSTEIIFPLDVPDLKEALKHVELLKDHVKVFKIGLELFVNAGPDAIRAVLDAGGRSIFLDLKFHDIPETVRRALQSSYIKDVEFVTVHSCDGLNMLSAAAKSVSPNTKILGVTVLTSLGEKEMKDTLLIRENISMLDLVLHRAKMVKDAGCSGIVCSGHEVSRIKELFGKDFITVVPGVRPLWSLVKGDDQSRIVTPHDAAQKGADYIVVGRPIRDAEDPVEAVRMIQGEITSS; from the coding sequence TGAGATTATATTTCCATTAGATGTACCTGACCTTAAAGAGGCACTAAAGCATGTTGAACTTTTAAAAGACCATGTGAAGGTATTTAAGATTGGGCTTGAGCTGTTTGTAAATGCAGGGCCGGATGCCATCAGGGCGGTATTGGACGCAGGAGGCAGGTCAATCTTTCTTGACCTGAAATTTCACGACATACCTGAGACCGTACGTCGTGCACTCCAGAGTTCATACATTAAAGATGTTGAATTTGTCACTGTGCATAGTTGTGATGGTTTGAATATGTTATCCGCTGCTGCAAAGAGCGTATCTCCCAATACAAAGATTCTCGGCGTTACTGTACTTACAAGCCTCGGTGAAAAAGAGATGAAAGACACACTGCTTATTAGAGAAAACATCTCCATGCTTGACCTCGTCCTTCACAGGGCAAAGATGGTGAAGGATGCAGGATGTTCAGGAATAGTCTGTTCAGGCCATGAAGTGTCACGGATAAAGGAATTATTCGGTAAAGATTTTATCACTGTTGTCCCGGGTGTACGCCCCCTGTGGTCACTTGTAAAAGGGGATGACCAGAGCAGAATTGTAACACCGCATGACGCCGCCCAAAAAGGGGCTGACTATATAGTGGTCGGCCGTCCTATAAGAGATGCCGAAGACCCTGTTGAAGCAGTAAGGATGATACAGGGTGAAATTACCTCTTCTTAA
- a CDS encoding PEP-CTERM sorting domain-containing protein, protein MKKMIFLCLITITLFFTQVGQSQALTMLGIDPPASLLVVRGGMEWAYAGPCAPVVPSCGVVSLHHGFAIPTVTQWTASFSSLSDFLTAFNIPGGPVPNAAPYFNTGYDHIDIGDAAAGYIWGSPFAPDLYHSSDPVAEAFLVRGGHPVPEPASLLLVGFGLAGVAYFRRKKAA, encoded by the coding sequence ATGAAAAAAATGATTTTTTTATGTTTGATCACAATCACTTTGTTTTTTACACAAGTGGGACAATCTCAGGCTCTTACTATGCTTGGTATTGACCCGCCCGCGAGCTTGCTTGTTGTTCGCGGTGGAATGGAATGGGCATATGCAGGGCCATGTGCTCCTGTTGTCCCAAGTTGCGGAGTTGTATCTCTGCATCATGGTTTTGCTATTCCTACGGTTACTCAATGGACAGCCAGTTTCTCCAGTCTTTCTGATTTCTTAACTGCTTTCAATATTCCTGGTGGACCTGTCCCGAATGCAGCGCCATATTTTAATACAGGGTATGATCATATTGATATAGGTGATGCAGCAGCAGGCTATATTTGGGGATCTCCATTTGCCCCTGATTTATATCATAGTTCAGATCCGGTAGCTGAAGCTTTTCTCGTGAGAGGCGGACATCCGGTACCGGAACCGGCATCATTACTGCTTGTTGGATTCGGTTTAGCAGGAGTTGCCTACTTTAGACGTAAAAAAGCGGCTTAA
- a CDS encoding ATP-binding cassette domain-containing protein produces MREVTPVRKLSMGQRMKCELAAALLHSPRVLFLDEPTIGLDIISQEKIRTYIKEYNKIKNTTVLLTSHYMRDVERLCNRVIVINHGSIIYDGSFDDLMSHYGDHKIIRLRFSREYNEGSLSKYGEIVEQTIHTVVLKTSKDNIAKSTATILSELPVEDLSVEEVGIEDIIRKIFTQG; encoded by the coding sequence ATGCGAGAGGTGACACCTGTAAGAAAGCTCTCAATGGGACAACGGATGAAATGCGAACTTGCAGCCGCCCTCCTCCACTCACCCAGAGTCCTGTTTCTTGATGAACCGACTATCGGCCTTGATATTATCTCGCAGGAAAAGATAAGGACATACATCAAAGAGTACAACAAGATCAAGAATACAACCGTACTCCTCACAAGCCATTACATGCGGGACGTGGAGAGGTTATGCAACCGTGTAATCGTTATAAACCACGGGAGCATTATATACGATGGGTCTTTCGATGACCTGATGAGTCATTACGGAGACCACAAGATAATAAGGCTCCGATTCTCACGCGAATACAATGAAGGCAGCCTCAGCAAATACGGCGAGATAGTAGAACAGACCATCCACACCGTAGTCCTGAAAACCAGCAAAGACAACATCGCCAAATCCACCGCCACCATCCTCAGCGAACTCCCTGTAGAAGACCTCTCCGTTGAAGAGGTAGGGATTGAGGATATTATAAGGAAGATATTTACGCAGGGGTGA